In the genome of Fusarium poae strain DAOMC 252244 chromosome 1, whole genome shotgun sequence, the window CAACTTGTGGTGGCAGAGGAGGAGCTGAGTCGTAGCGTGACATTCGATTAGACTGTGCAGGAGATTGTCCTGGAATTGGAGGCAAGGGTGGCCCAGTTTGTGGCCTGTTTGGCGCGGCATTCTGAGGGGCTTTCGGgggcggaggaggaggacgcGGCTGTTCTGAAGAGTGCGGATTCTGTGTCCCAGGTCGCGAGGATGGTCCCATGCCGGGAGGCAGAGGTGGGAGAGGAGGAGGTGTCGGGGTCGCTTGCGCAGGGGGCGGCCGAGCTTGTGGTTGTCGAGCCACGACTGGGGGTTCTTTTGCGAAGACGTCGGTAAGAATATTGAGGAAATCCCGAAGATTCGACTTCTGTGTATCTTGTCAGCGACTACACGTCACAAATAGCTGTAGCTTTTGGAGCAGCATACATCCCAGAATTCAGCCCATCCCACTAGATATGGGTGATATACGAAACCTTGCGGATCAATGTGTTGTCCCGGGcgtatcatcatcgtctcgGTTGGTACAACGTATATCATGGGTGGTTCTCGTGGGTATGCGTGTGGCACCCATATTGATAAGGGGAACCTGTATGTCGTTCCACGAAAGTTGACAGGGAGTGTCCCCGAGAGATGAAGTAGTAGGGCATTGGCGCCGTTCGAAAACGCTGGTGAGGTCAATATCTGGATGCGACGGGTTGCTAGAAAACGCGAGCCTGGCGATAGCTTCTGGTAGGTCTCGCAAGGTGGAATAGACACGTACTATGTACATCGGTTCGAGGTGATAGAGAAGAAAACCTGTCAAGGGCTTGCGCAACATCGTTGTAGGCACGATTCACATCATGATATTCCTATTTAGCGCGTCGATATTAGCCGTGGTCTAAGTGATGGATGATAAGCGGGGGTTGGAGTCTCCAAGAGACACATACGCTGGTGAGGACACTGTATAGCCAGTTCAGCACATGCTGCTGGACGGGCATTATATCGACAGCCCTACTATTTTGGGCGGGTCGATTATATACTGGGAGGTGAGTAATGAAACAAGGAAGCTATTCACGGTCAATTAAGTTGACCTTGAAGGTCGTCGTGGCTTGCCTTGTTGGTGGTTCGTGCGTTGATGGAACCGACGTAATGGAGATACGTACCTCGCACCTTCCTAAAACGATCCGACCCACGGTTAGTGGGGGCGGGGGGTTCATGTCAAACTTGAAGATTGAAGGAAGGAGGCgatcctcagggtatcagaaaaactggccgctggaagcataagagacgaaattagtgggtcactttatgctatttagactatagctcttagactacttatttttgtaacctaagacttaggaggtaattttttctgctacccactaggcgATGTCTAGCATCTGCGAAATGCGATACTCTTGAACAGCCAACTTGTTTTTTGTAGGTAGAAAGTGATTTCATTCAGATAAATGTGATCAATACTTTCCTGATGAATAATGTACACCATTTAGCTAAAAGGAAGATAGTTTCGACTGAACTGGTCTTTATTCTCTAATTCGGTAACACATAGGTATCTAGATATACATGATCTATAGGGTAAGAGCCGACCATTCAGAGCCTCTTCTGCAACTAAGCAACACATTGCTGTTGTCATATGaaactttaaaatactattgCGAGTTGCTAGCATTATTAATACAGGACTTGCTTATTTTCACGTGCAGTTTCATCATACGCATGCACTTTTCGCATCTTCATTACTAACCGCCGAAGACGGAGCTTttatcagatcagatcacaTCATATCAGGGCCAGACTACCCAACTCGATCTCAGGTCCATAAGAAGCCGGCATCTCCGCAACCTCTTTGGCATTCTTATGCCGTCTTGACACTggtgaaaaaaaaacttattaTGCGCGCTAATTAAACCCGCATTGAAACTGTCCACTCATCCGAATCAGCCAATCATAGTCTTTACTCAACCGTTTCGCCGCAGAAACTAGCACGCGGAAGTATAGGAAAACACGGACGAAGAGTCATTTATTAGAGGCAATAATCGGTACAACTTGGACTTTTCCCCCAGATTTTTATTCgaccatttctttttttatcattctccatcatctccaTTCTTCTGAACTACTACCGGCTTTGGCTTCTTTACTACCCCAGAAAAGTATTGAAAGCCCGTTGGCCCCATTTGCTGTTGAATTTACCGGAGCGGCCCCACTCTTCCGTCCTCCGTTCGCCGGACaccggcttcttcttctcccatcTTTCGATTTCTCTCACGTTTCATAactcctctctctctctctattcTCTCACATACAGCCGATCAATTTATTAGGCCAGGAATCACTTCATAATGCTGCCTTCTATTCCGGTCCTAGTCGAGTATGGTATCTCTCCTACCCGTGGTTTCCTTCCGGATACTCTACCATTGACTCGTCTACCGGACCCTTACTACAACAAATGGGAGGCCATCGCAGCCAACCTACAGGCCCTTATTCTTAGCCGCAGGTTGCGTGGTGTCATCGATAGATTGCCAGTACTCTCTACTATCGGTCTTGAACATGACGCCGAGTGGCGCCGTGCCTATTCACTATTGGGTTTCATGGCCCATGGATATATCTGGGGAGGTGATTCACCATCAGACCGTCTGCCAGCATCTATATCAGTTCCATTTCTAGAAATTTCAGAACATCTGGAAGTACCACCAGTCGCCACTTATGCGGCTGTATGTCTCTGGAACTTTAAACCGCTCTTCGTTGACGAGGACATTGACAATCTTGAGAATCTCGCCACCCTCAACACTTATACCGGAGCCCTCGATGAATCATGGTTTTATCTTGTATCTGTTGCTATCGAAGCTCGTGGAGCTCCCATTATACCGCTTATGTTGACAGCTATTGCTGCTGCCCGCCATGGCGACACTACAGCCGTCACTCGGTGTCTACGCACTTTCGCGGAGCGTTTGACAGACCTTACAAATATTCTCCAGAGGATGCACGAGAGTTGTGACCCGACCATATTCTATCACCGCATTCGACCCTTCCTTGCTGGAAGTAAGAACATGGCCGAGGCTGGCCTCCCAAATGGTGTGATTTACGAAGATGGTTCCGGCGAGGAGATATATCGACAATACAGTGGCGGTAGTAACGCTCAGAGCAGTTTGATCCAATTCTTTGATGTTATCCTCGGAATCGAGCATCGTCCAACAGGCGAGTCTCGCGATCCATCCTCCGATTCTGATCGCGGTCGCACTTCCAGCCGACACAATTTCATCATGGAGATGAGACGCTACATGCCCGGACCCCATGCGAGATTCCTCAATGATGTATCCAGCGTCGTCAATATCCGTCAGTACGTTGAGGAACACCAATCCGACAAGCAGCTATGCCTTGCGTATGATGCATGCTTGGCTATGCTCAGCGCATTCCGCGACAAGCACATCAACATTGTCACACGCTACATAATCAATCCCTCAAAGCAAGTCCGTGCTCGCAGTCGCTCAAGAAGCCCTGAGGTCACCCGGAACAAGGTTAACCTCGCCATTGCATCAcggaagaacaaggataaTCAGAAGGGTACTGGCGGCACAGCTCTGATTCCTTTCTTGAAGCAGGCGAGGGATGAGACAGGCGAGCCTGCCGTTGAGGAGTGGACGAGACGCTtcatgaagaggaagatgcaCACCGAGGGCAAGAATGATTTTTTCCTCGGCAAGACTCTCTCACAAGATGTGAGCTTGACGGAAGATGTGGAGATCAAAGGTCTTGCAGGATCATGGACCATGGATGATGAGATTGGAGGCATTTGCTTATACTAGGCGAAAATGATATCTTTAAAAGAGTGTTGGCTTGACGTTTGACGCATTTGAAAGGGGATACTTGGCGTATTTGGAAACACAGCAGCAAATATCTATTTGAGTTTTATAGAGTTGAATATAGGCATTTAGATCAACCAACAGAGGTTCTTATCTATTTTATCATACTACGACCAAATCAATATTTTTGAACGGGATCATCTCAGAAAGCTGATAAAGCATTGTGCAAGTATGCAAGTTGATTGTTTATAGCCAGTTCGTCGCTGACATAAGGCTATACATAAATATATACAGAGAAGACAGTTTTGTAAAGTAAGGGTCGAACACCAGGTCCAGGATGTCAAGCAATGACACACCGACAATTCTGCTCATAAGAGAAAGTCCCTTTTGAGGGATCTTCAATCTCACACCAACTTAGTCCATGGATTTCCATTTAGTTGGGGACACACTGAGAGTAGTAATCGTTCATCTTGACACACTTGCTTCCGGAAGCGCAACGGAGGCTGCCGTCGGGGTAAGCAGACTTGGAACCGCCGCATTGATGGTAAACAGCGACAGCGGACTTCTGAGGGGTGGCAGGCTTGGTAGGCTTAGTGGCGGGACAATTTCCATGAGTCTTGGTTCCACCAACCTTTGAAGTGGCCTTGGGCTTGTTGACAACCTTGGTGGGTTTGGCGTGAGCAGGCTTGGTATCAGCAGGCTTAGTAGCAGCGGGCTTAGTAGCAGCCTTGGTAGAGGGTTTTTGAACAACAGGAGAAGCTTGCTTGGTCTTCTGGGGCTgagtagcagcagcagtatCCTTTCCACTGGGCTTAGCCTGGCTGGGAGTGGTATTGCCCTTGAATGCAGGGAAGCTGGAATCATCGTCACGCTTGCAGCCACTGATGGCGAGGAGCTCTTTGGGGCACTGGACCTGCTCGAAGGTGAAGTCGGGGTTGTCGGCGTTCTTGAACCAGTCGAATCGCCAGTGGCAACCGTCCTTGAGCAGCTCGGGGAAACTGTCACATTCGCTTCTAGAAGAAATACCGCCGTACTGAGCACCACCAAGGGCCTTGCCGAACTGAGATGTGCATCCATCGAATATACCGACACCACCGCCGGGCATCATGAGGTCAAAGTGGTTATCGCCGAGATCACCACCAGTGTTGGTAGATTGGACAATCATCTTCTTGCCCTTTACGGGACCGGTCGTGAAGGTGAGACTGAGAGAGGCAGTTAGCACAAAGAGTTGTCAAGATGACACGAGTAACCTAGACATACGCATAGCAAGCACAGCACCAGCTGGCCTCAGTACCACCAGCAAGCTTGGTAGCAGTGAAACCGTAAGCAAGGTCGTCATTGACAGCCCACGGGGAGTAGTTGGTGCAAGCATAAGCAGAACCACCACCCTCACAACCGTTGACAGCGTTCAGGTTAGTGATAGGGTTGTCTTTCTTGTCACAAGTCAAAGCAGGGGCGCTGACTTTAGCCTTGCCACcccaagagcaagaaggcTTGCAGCAGTCCCAATATCGAGTAGAGTGACCACTTCCAGAAGCAGCACTCACGGCAAGAGGACCAGCCAGGGCAAGGAGAGCAAAATAGCGCATGTTGGCAAAGGATTGCTTAGGTTGAAGAACGAATGTATTTGAATGAGAGTGTATATGATTGaaaagaatgaatgaatgaacgAAGTGAATGAATCCGAATAGAGTGCTTGAGTATCCAACAAGCAAGAACAAGAGCAGCAAGCCACCATCTTATATACACACCTCAAACCCTGGTCCTGTATGGCTAGACTCTGCTGCGCCGTTACTTACCCACAAAGTCTAGATGTCATGAGCACATTCCTTCAAGTGGTCTGTCAGTTCAACCGACCTGCATCTACACTAGTGCAGGTACACCGCGAAGGATCATGTAAGTCAAGAGGAGAGCAGATGGTGGTGCAACGAATCGAGCTAGTCAGCATATTATGAACGGAGTCAGATCTCCCACTAATAAGAGGCTCTGGAACTGGTGTGAGGAACAAGGAACGGCAAGGCTGGACCGAACGAGCGAGAAATGAGAACGAGGAGAATTTGGTTTCAGGATTAGTTGTGGAGATTTGACAGCTTCTCGGCCGACAGTTCCGAGATTGTGCAAGGATCCAGACACTTGGGGTTGGAAGTTGAGTGATGGAAGAAGACATTGGGGTTCTGGAAATGGTCAAGACTGATGCAGAATCCAGGTGGTTAACATAAGTGACCGAATCCGATATGCCGGGCCACCGTGTACCAGGAAATTAGTCGAGTCTTTCTGGAATCCTGCGGTAGCAGTACATCAAAGGGCAATCGCCTCGACGACAACGAACTCCAACTCAATAAGCTGAAACATTCCATTTCAAAGTACAAGCTGAGGAAATTTGGGGTGAAATCTATCCCGAACGTGATTAGTGTTGAACTGATACCATATCTGCGGGCCGCATAAACCGCCGTTGATATAGCTAAGACTGGCATGCCACTCAAGTACCTAGCCGAATGAAACATAGTGCAAATCGCCAAGATATGAAACAGATAGACTTTGGATTCGCGGATGTGACAGATCTAGGGTAGATTTTGAATTCACTATGAGCCCGTAGTTGAGGTGCTAGTTCACTCCCTTACAGTAGAAAGCCCCTGATTCATTTCATCGCCACGCATCTGCATCGCGAGTTGAAAGGGACGGTTGAGAGAATATGAGCTGATTAGCGCAGGGGTCTCGGCCGACAAGCATGTAGGTTATGTCTCCCACAGAGGATTGACGGGATATAAGCATAAGCTACATGAAAGTTCTGCCTCAGGACCTCAGTTAAGCTTTCGAGAGCCGTAAGCACCGCCGCACTTGAATTATTCATCAACGTGGCGGGATTCAGCTGCACTAACCGTAAACAGACTAGCATACTTCTGTCGCGTCTCGACGCCTCAACCTCAGGCTCCTGAATGCTAAGTTAATATTCATTGTCTAACAAATTCATCACCTCTCCACCCCGACTCTCATACCTTGCGCATTCCCTATAGTCACTCCATCTCCTGGCCAGAGATTGTCGTCCATCTGCCAAATTTATAGACAGATGCTCACGGGGTGCATCAGGCGCCAGGTCCAGAACTGACCGCCCTGACTTCGCTGTCTTAGCTCCTTTGTCTTTCGCTGAATAACTTCCGACGCAACTGCCTACGGGCGCATTCTTATCGACTCAATTAACAATTCCTTGTCGCAACTCTTAATCAAAACCGAACACCCTATTATAAAGGCTGCAGCGATTGAAACCGACATCATGGACGATTCTTACGAGAACGACTCCGACTACGATTATGGCTACGATGAGGGTATCACCCCCGAGGATTGCTGGACTGTGATCTCGTCCTTCTTCGAGACAAAGGGTCTTGCATCACAGCAGACCGACTCGTTCGATGAGTTCACACAAACTACTGTTCAGGATCTCGTCAATGAGTACGCCAACATCTCCCTCGACCAGCACAACCCTCCTT includes:
- a CDS encoding hypothetical protein (BUSCO:22866at5125), with protein sequence MLPSIPVLVEYGISPTRGFLPDTLPLTRLPDPYYNKWEAIAANLQALILSRRLRGVIDRLPVLSTIGLEHDAEWRRAYSLLGFMAHGYIWGGDSPSDRLPASISVPFLEISEHLEVPPVATYAAVCLWNFKPLFVDEDIDNLENLATLNTYTGALDESWFYLVSVAIEARGAPIIPLMLTAIAAARHGDTTAVTRCLRTFAERLTDLTNILQRMHESCDPTIFYHRIRPFLAGSKNMAEAGLPNGVIYEDGSGEEIYRQYSGGSNAQSSLIQFFDVILGIEHRPTGESRDPSSDSDRGRTSSRHNFIMEMRRYMPGPHARFLNDVSSVVNIRQYVEEHQSDKQLCLAYDACLAMLSAFRDKHINIVTRYIINPSKQVRARSRSRSPEVTRNKVNLAIASRKNKDNQKGTGGTALIPFLKQARDETGEPAVEEWTRRFMKRKMHTEGKNDFFLGKTLSQDVSLTEDVEIKGLAGSWTMDDEIGGICLY
- a CDS encoding hypothetical protein (SECRETED:SignalP(1-17)~CAZy:GH45) produces the protein MRYFALLALAGPLAVSAASGSGHSTRYWDCCKPSCSWGGKAKVSAPALTCDKKDNPITNLNAVNGCEGGGSAYACTNYSPWAVNDDLAYGFTATKLAGGTEASWCCACYALTFTTGPVKGKKMIVQSTNTGGDLGDNHFDLMMPGGGVGIFDGCTSQFGKALGGAQYGGISSRSECDSFPELLKDGCHWRFDWFKNADNPDFTFEQVQCPKELLAISGCKRDDDSSFPAFKGNTTPSQAKPSGKDTAAATQPQKTKQASPVVQKPSTKAATKPAATKPADTKPAHAKPTKVVNKPKATSKVGGTKTHGNCPATKPTKPATPQKSAVAVYHQCGGSKSAYPDGSLRCASGSKCVKMNDYYSQCVPN